A single genomic interval of Nonomuraea rubra harbors:
- a CDS encoding RNA polymerase sigma factor produces the protein MSTRARIRAGDQAAFGELFDECARAVYNHAFRLTGNWSTAEDVMALTFLEAWRLRARIDPEGGSLRPWLLGIATNVHRNVRRAARRHDDALARMPRGEAVPDFADEVVGRIDDAERLAAVRAAYGRLRRQEQDVFALCVWSGLDYAQAAEALGVPVGTVRSRLSRARKKLADAGEPPPRSRQVVGDQGPAREEIR, from the coding sequence ATGTCGACGCGCGCCCGCATCCGTGCCGGCGACCAAGCGGCCTTCGGGGAGCTCTTCGACGAGTGCGCCAGGGCCGTCTACAACCATGCCTTCCGCCTTACCGGCAACTGGTCCACCGCCGAGGACGTGATGGCGCTGACCTTCCTGGAGGCCTGGCGGTTACGGGCGAGGATCGACCCCGAGGGCGGCTCGCTGCGGCCCTGGCTGCTGGGCATCGCCACCAACGTGCACCGCAACGTGCGCCGGGCCGCCCGCCGGCACGACGACGCGCTGGCCAGGATGCCCAGGGGCGAGGCGGTGCCGGACTTCGCCGACGAGGTCGTGGGCCGCATCGACGACGCCGAACGCCTGGCCGCCGTCCGCGCGGCGTACGGTCGGCTGCGCCGCCAGGAGCAGGACGTGTTCGCGCTGTGCGTCTGGTCGGGCCTCGACTACGCCCAGGCGGCCGAGGCGCTCGGCGTCCCGGTGGGCACGGTGCGCTCGCGGCTCTCGCGGGCCAGGAAGAAGCTCGCCGATGCGGGGGAACCTCCTCCGCGCAGCCGACAGGTAGTAGGTGACCAAGGCCCGGCGAGGGAGGAGATCCGATGA
- a CDS encoding SPFH domain-containing protein, whose amino-acid sequence MDPLLLVGLFVILFAAITLLKAVRIIPQARARNVERLGRYHRTLKPGLNFVIPYIDRVYPMIDLREQVVSFRPQPVITEDNLVVEIDTVLYFQVTDPRAAAYEIANYITGVEQLTVTTLRNVVGSMDLEKTLTSRDTINSQLRGVLDEATGKWGLRVNRVEIKAIDPPKTIKDAMEKQMRAERDKRAAILNAEGQRQSQILTAEGDKQSRILRAEGQRTAAILEAEGQSRAIDQVFQAVHRNDPDPKLLAYQYLQVLPQLAQGDGNTFWVIPSEVTSALQGVSKAFTEALPRSAATRDEVPDTSAADEEAAKASEAAAEAVADAQDAESPNGPRQITQKVEEPSPFPDLDKKHSEAER is encoded by the coding sequence ATGGATCCGCTGTTGCTGGTCGGATTGTTCGTCATACTTTTCGCCGCGATCACCCTGCTGAAAGCGGTGCGGATCATCCCGCAGGCCCGCGCCCGCAACGTCGAGCGCCTCGGCCGCTACCACCGGACGCTCAAGCCCGGGCTCAACTTCGTCATCCCGTACATCGACCGCGTCTACCCCATGATCGATCTGCGTGAACAGGTCGTCTCCTTCCGTCCCCAGCCCGTCATCACCGAGGACAACCTGGTCGTCGAGATCGACACCGTCCTGTACTTCCAGGTGACCGACCCGCGGGCGGCGGCGTACGAGATCGCCAACTACATCACCGGCGTCGAGCAGCTCACCGTCACCACCCTGCGCAACGTCGTCGGCTCCATGGACCTGGAGAAGACCCTCACCTCCCGCGACACCATCAACAGCCAGCTGCGCGGCGTGCTCGACGAGGCCACCGGCAAGTGGGGGCTGCGCGTCAACCGCGTCGAGATCAAGGCCATCGACCCGCCGAAGACCATCAAGGACGCGATGGAGAAGCAGATGCGGGCCGAACGTGACAAGCGCGCGGCGATCCTGAACGCCGAGGGCCAGCGGCAGTCGCAGATCCTCACGGCGGAGGGCGACAAGCAGAGCCGCATCCTGCGTGCCGAGGGCCAGCGCACGGCCGCGATCCTGGAGGCCGAGGGCCAGTCGCGCGCCATCGACCAGGTCTTCCAGGCGGTCCACCGCAACGACCCCGACCCGAAGCTGCTGGCCTACCAGTACCTCCAGGTGCTGCCGCAGCTCGCGCAGGGCGACGGCAACACGTTCTGGGTGATCCCCAGCGAGGTCACCTCCGCCCTGCAGGGCGTCTCCAAGGCGTTTACGGAGGCCCTGCCGCGGTCGGCGGCCACGCGGGACGAGGTGCCCGACACCTCGGCGGCCGACGAGGAGGCGGCCAAGGCCTCCGAGGCCGCGGCCGAGGCGGTGGCCGACGCCCAGGACGCGGAGAGCCCGAACGGCCCCCGGCAGATCACCCAGAAGGTCGAGGAGCCGTCACCGTTCCCCGACCTGGACAAGAAGCACTCCGAGGCCGAGCGCTGA